Genomic window (Capsicum annuum cultivar UCD-10X-F1 chromosome 10, UCD10Xv1.1, whole genome shotgun sequence):
tgggtgataagcttacttgtAAAAGCTTGTCACGACAAGTACcattatgaattttgttttttgggtcatgacaaattagtatcagagtagCTAGGTTCATTGGTCTAAAAAATGTAAGACTGAGGTGCCTAATAGTGTCTCGCAGATTGGTACATAGACGTCCATATttatctttaagaggctataagatatctctGGGAACTTTCTCTTATTTAATCATATATCATGCAAATCTTTCATACTatgtgttctaagtcatattcCACTCCTTTATACATAGACGATGAGGACTAGATCTAGTGAGGCTAGAGATTTAAATCTTTTATCTGATGAGAGAGCCCATTCCAGTCTTGATGAAAAGTTTCCAGTTACGGTTATCCTTGATGTGGAGGATGGAAACAAGGATCTTTCTCATCCAGTTCCACCGAGTTCTTCTACCCCATTCTTAAAGGGGTTACTAGTTTGCTTTCTGATCCAGCTAGAGGGAGCTCCTTTGAGTGTACCTGGTGCTCCTCCATTTGAGCGTCATACCCCTATCTATGCTAGAGTCAACTTATGGTATTCCTCCAGGTATGAGTATGTCTCCTCCTATTATACCAATATTTACTTTTGGTATTCCACTGACTTTGAGTGCAGTTCCTCCTTCAACACCTATATCTGAGTATAGTGTTATGAGATCTAGAGTTAATTAATCTTCTATTATGCCTCCTCAAATGGGTTCTCAGCCAGCTAGATATACTATgccttttttattattagtataaatgtcttctgaggatcagaAGAAGTTTTAGAGATTTATTTATTTGGGTCCTCCTAAGTTCAGTGGTGGTGTAggcgaggatgcttatgagttcttgatggaTTATTGTGATAATTTTCATAACCTTGGTTTGCTTGAGTTGCATGGGTTGCTTATACTATTTACCAATTAAGAAATGCAACTAAAAATTCATGGAGAACACTTATTATTGGCCAACCTCTGGGTTTGCCAAAGTTGACTTAGGATCAGTTTATAGGGTTTTTTTAGGATAGTTTTATGCCTTTAATTTGATGAATTAGATTAGAGATTAGTTTAATTGATTAGATCCGGGCTCTATAACTATTGCAGAGTATGATGAACGATTTTATGgcttgtctagatattcttatacCAGTATTGCTACCAATTCTGAAAAGATTTAGAAGTTCATAAAAGGATTGGATATTTCTCTTTAGATTGATACAACTCATATGGTAGTGTATGAAGCCTCATTTCAacgtatagtggatcatgctaagatgacttaATCAATTATTTAAGCATTTTAGGAAGGTAACAAGAAGGTGTACCATTTGAATGAGTTTAGAGGTCTCATCCATTAAAGAGATTCTAGAGAATTTTCTGGGTATCATGGCAGATTGATACATGTAATATTTCATAGTTCAAGTAGTGGGGCTTTCAATCCAGCAACTTGAGATGGTCATCCTAGTTGAGTATTACCCCTTTCTTTGAGCTGGGTTGCATAGTTTTCTTTGTGTGTGATGATACTAGCCATATGGCTAAGGATTATTCCCCATATGTTTTCAGAGCTACTCTTATATCAATCATAAGAGGTAGAGGTTCTTCTAGTAGTGCGAGAGGTAGAGGTAGTAGTGCTTATAGTGTTGGTCATAAGGTTACTTAATTAGGTAGGGGATGCATCTACTGCTCTGCTTTACCTTCTAAGCTATAGATAGAGGACTTTGATACCGTCATCACAGGTATTATCCCTATATATTTTAGATCTATATCAGTGTTATTTAATTTGGGGTCTACTTTCTCCAATGTGTCTGCATACTTTTCTTTAGGTTTTGATTCTACTTGTAAGCCTCTTGAtgtgcctattcatgtatctaacTCTTatgagactctttagtggtggattaggtGTACTGATCTTCTACTATAACTTTTACTGTGTATGTGACCTAggtaaatttaattgtattagatatggtggattctTAGGTATGAACTAGTTAGATCCTTATCACCCCATCCTAAATTGTTATGCTCAGTTTATTAAATTAGCTTAATcgagtgtgccaaggatagcttggaagggtgtgcttTATTTTGAATGCAAGAGAGTTGTATCTTTCCTTCAAGCTCGTCACTTGGTTTAAAGGGGATATCTATCTTATTTGGCCCATATTCATGATGCTAGTGttgttttacctttttctttggTTTCTGTCATGTTGTTTCTGACTTCATAGATATTTTCCCAAGGGATTAGCTTGGTATGCCTCCAGATCGTGATACTGACTTTTACTATTAATGTTAAATGAAGCACCAAGACCATTTCTATTCCCTATTATAGGATGGCCCTAGTTGAGTTGATGGAATTGAAGGATCATTTGTAGGAGTGTTtgaataagggatttatccaacctagtgtatcactTCGGGGTGTAccttttttatttgtaaagaaaatagaTGGATTtatgtgtatgtgcattgattatcggcagttgaacaaggtgctAGTTAAGATTAACTATCATCttcctcatattaatgatttgttcAATCAGCTTTAGGGTATTCACtgtttttaaagattaatttgagatttggGTATCACTACTTGGGGAATAGATCTTTGGATATTTCAAAGATGGCTTTTCAGActtgatatagtcattatgagttcttattcatgtcctttggattgaccaatgccctagtcattttcatagagttgatgaaccgaGTAGATCGACCATATCTCcactctttttttattattttttagatgatttcttGGCTTATTagaagagtaaggtggatcatgaaGAGCATTTATGGATTGTTCTCAAAAGATTGAGGAATGATGAGTTATATGATAAATTCTCTAAgcatgagttttggttggattatgtctctttcttgggtcatgtgttGACCAAAGATGATATTATCATCGATCTAACCAAGATTGTAGCGGTTTAcaattgggatagacctacttttCCTATTGAGATTGAGAGTTCCATTGGTTTAGTAGGTTATATCGCTattttgtttagggtttttcatgtatataatcttcattgaccaagttgattcaaaagaaaattttcttttagtgCTCCGATACTTATGAGAAGAGCTTTTAAAAGCTTAAGGgtttgttgactttagctcctatcttgGCTTTTCCCAAGAAAAGCATGGGTTTGGCTATCTTATATAATGCTtttggtgttgggttaggtgttgtgttgatgcaagagAGTAAGATGATTGCTTATgtttctcgtcagttgaagccccataagaggaattaccctatccatgatttggagttgtgtacggttgtttttgctttgaagtttcGGAGACACTATTTCTATGGAGTTCATTGTGAGATTTCCttggatcatcatagtctttagtATTTCATCACCTAGTGAGATTTAAATATGAAGAAGCGTCTTTGGCATGAGTCGATAAAGGATTTTGAATTGACTATTCTCAATTATCTAGGAAATGATAATATAGCTATAGGTGCCTTGAGTTGGATATCGACTAACATGGGTAGTTTGGTGCATCTTTTTACCCTGGATAGGTCTTTGGACTTAGTGGTCCAATCTTTGGCTAAACAAATAGTTAGGCTTGTTGTTTTTACACCTAAGTGTGTTTTCGAATTTATGAAAGCTAGGTCTGCTTTAATAGAGTAGATTtaggctcatcagtttgatgatttTGGGTTGAGAATGATTTTAGATAAGGTGCTGTGTGACAAGGAAAAAAGGCCTCACTTGATCCATATTCTGCTTTGAGGATTAGTAGTCGAATTTGTGTactgagagtgggtgattggattagattgattttggggAAGGCTTATttctctagatattctatccatccaggggtGACTaggatgtatcatgatttgaggaaGTATTAAAGGTGGGTGGTATGATGAAGGATGTAACAAATTTTATAGTTTGTTGCATATGTTACTAGTAGGTGAAGACCGAGTATTTGAGACCTAGTAGGTTGCTCCAGAGGATCCCCATTCCCGAATGAAAAAGGGAAtggatcaatatggacttcgtgattgagTTGCCTTACACTTCTCAttgttttgatagtgtttgggtcatcttTGATTGATTGACGAAATATTCCTATTTCATTCTAGTGTAGGTctctttcagtgctgagaggttggcccatttctatatttgtgagatagttTATCTTCATGGGGTGTTAGTGTCTAGCATCTCAAATTGAGGTTCAATGTTCACGTCTCACCTTTGGAAGACTTTTTACAAAAAGTTAGGTATCTGAGTGGATCTTAGCATAATATTTTACCTCAGACTGACGgccagtcagagcagactatgcaggttttggaggatatgttcTTTGCTTGTGCGTTAGATATTAATGCTAGTGGAAGTAGCATTTAGCCTTAGCAGAgattgcatataataatagttatcattgaagtattgagatggctctttttgaggttTTTATGGAAGGCATTATCGCTCTCCAGCTGGTTGGTTTGTTGTTTTTAAGATATGATCTTGAGGTACGGACATACTTCGTGAGTCCATGGATTGAGTTTAGGTCATTCAAGATAGACCTCGAGCGGCTCcaagtaggcagaagtgctatgtgGATTGTAGGCTTTGAAACTTGAGATTCTTTGTTGGTTATTGTCTTTTCCTTTGCATGTCGCCCATGAAGTGCGTGTTGAGGTTTGTGAAAAGGGTCAAGCTTAACCCTAGGTATGTTGGACATTTTGAGATCTTTCAGACTATTGGttatgtggcttatgagttgtctTTGCCCCTAGATTTATCAGTTGTTAacctaatttttcatgtttctaggCTTTAGCGTTACATTCTAGATGAGTCTCACGTTATTCGATGGGATTCAGGTCAGCTAGATAAGAGGTTGTCTTTTGTACAAGAGCCCATCCCCATTTTATCTAGGGAAGTTGGAGAGTTGCGTTCTAGAGatattccagtagttaaggtctAGTTGAgtcatcgacctgtagatgaggctacttaggaggtctAGTCTAATATGTGTAGTAGTTACCTAATATTTTCTGTGGTTCAGGTATTTGCCTTACCTTTAGTTCGAGGATAAACTTGATTTTTAGTGGTGAatgatgtaatgacttgatttttggtaatttttttttaaaaaagtcatTTCTATGTTATTTGACAATTTTACATCTCCCcgtggttgctttgtggtatttttggggtgtggggatgTTTGATATGGTTCCTAATGCATTTCAGtgtaaaataagtaaaattgtggtgtttgatggcttaaaaagccttatagttgatttCGGTCAATAATTATTGATTTTTGCATTGGATGGCAAAATGGACTGTACCAGCAGGTCCAAAAcgtcgattttaggttggtaacatggttaaTTTGGTTTTacggcttttatatctcattttgatccttggcttggaaagttgtgaaattgggtttcaggggtcaactttatgaaaacaaagttttttcaaaaaactgaTATCGCTATTGAGTCCGAAGCATCATTTTTGGTAGGGTACCACAATTCATTTTCATTCTTGGGTTCGAATGGATCCCCAAGGTTTGaggagacttggaattctccatGGCTCCAACTAGTGCACCGCTCAACTAGTGCACTCGCTTAAGCTACATTTTTGTTAATTAAGTGAACCAGTCATGTAGCAAAATATTATTTACGTGACTTTTGCATCACGTATGTAACCATCATGTATGCGACAATAGGGTCGCTTATGAGATACCTGCTCACATTAAAGGTATCGCGTACATGACTTAATGACccttataattaatttttaaatttttggttattttcGCTGATAGGGCTTCTCCATTACTGGCCCATGTAAATTATGACTTATTGGGACTGATGGTTCAATTATCGGGAAGTTCATTTGGTTAGTAGAACCGATTCCTAGTTTTGAAGTCTTCTCTGTTTCCAAATTACCACAGGAGAAAAccatagtaaaataattttagatgaaaattctaactgCACCAGCAcatctggaatatcaattttagcctaggtagacctttgattcggGTCCCAATACACCCGAattcatttcgacctattagtcagaaagttaaaaatttagaaatatagATATGAGACCCATATTTGGTCTAAACAACCCCtaattgaaaatctaaattttcCAACGCGTCCGGAACATCAAATTTTATaaggttgcatagttcatttcaAATATCTAATTCTGAATTAGTCTTGAGGCATTGGCTGAAACTTGGAAAAAATCTAGGTTTCAGCTGTCATCCGTGATGACAAAAGGTAGCACGATCGTGATGTATGCCTTATGGTTGTTGCCATTTGTGCTACCATGGCCCATAGAGGGCGATCGCTGCATCTCCTTGCCTATAGGTCTATAAATAAACCCCAATGTCACGAGTTTGGCCATTTTCCCTTCATCTTTGAGAgcttaaaaccctaaatgggtatcaTTACTTAAAATTGTGTATGGTGTGTGACTTGAGAGCTtgctaaacatcttttatcaagAATATCTTTGAATCTAAGGTAAGAATACTTCGAATTCATGGTTGAATTTcatagtttggacccaaaaccccaatttatctttggtcttgattttagccccaaattagctttgtttttactcttttcttgagggttataattcCTTATTCATATATGGACATTGGGTTGACCTCACAAATATGATTTCCGTACATGGGACCCTCCTGggatttttggtgtcatttttagcCCCAAAGTACAATAGTGCAATGTGGATATCATTAGACTCATGTTGATGAGAGATtgctattttgatagtgtgatcgCCTTTTgaggattgtgaagtgaagatggaCGTTGGTGAATGATGTGAGGTTTTGTTgttcggctttgaggtaggctgCAACCTACTCTTCTTctaagatgatgtgtgttatatatggCATGCGAATATGAATggtaggcttgattatgagtagaataacttagtcttgattatttatttttgggaaTATAGTTTGGATTCTAGTCTGGGTTGGGATGAAGAATAGTAGGGATAGGTGGGATAAAAGTGCTTCTAGGTTAAGAGTTAGGTCCTGGAACATAGGGATGCTTCAAGGTAATTCTATAGAGATAGTAatgattcttagaaagaggagggttaGTATTGTGTGTATCTgggaaactaaatgggtaggcactaaggTAAGAGatatggatggatataagttatggTACTTGGGTAGCATGAGACAAagaaatggggtaggtatcttagtagatgaagaacttAGGGAGTAGGTGGTAGAGGTTAAAAGAATCAGTAATAGGTTGATGTCAATTAAGTTGGTCGTGGTAGGGTCTACGATGAACGTTATTAGTGCTTATGGTCTTTAAGTATGTTTGAATGAGGAGGATAAGATAGGTGTTTAGGAGGTTATGGAAGAGGTGGTGAGAGGTATTCCAAGAACTGAGAAACTTTTCATAGGAGTAgacttcaatgggcatattgggtctttatCGAGAGGTTATGATGGTGTGCATAGCAGTTTCAGTTTTGGGGAGAGGAGTAAAGGAGTAGCTTCTCtcttggatttttctagggcttttggatTGTGGATAGCGAATTTGAGTTTTccaaagaaggaggatcaccttattATGTTTTGTAGCTCACTATCCAAAACTTAGGTAGACTTTTTGTTTCTTAGGAAGGGTGATAGAGCTCTATGTAAATACTGTAAAGTCATACATAATGAGAATCTTTCGACTCAGCATAGGTTGTTAATAATGGACTTGGTAATCAATaagggaagaaagaaaaaagtatgGAGGTTCGGcctaggattaagtggggtagatTAACTTTGGgtagtgctttggagatgaagaagaagttgaatAGTAGGGGGCTTGGGAGAAAAGAGGGGATATGGATAGTATATGGGTAACGACTATCAGTTTCATTAGGGGGACCTCTAGAGATGTATTGGGTATCTTGAGGGGCTGATCTAGCAAGCATTGAGGGGAATGGTGGTGGAGCAAAGAGGTTAAGTGGAAGGTGTAGTCTAAGATGGTGGCTTATGATAAGATGGTTGagatcaaggatgatgaggaGAGGCACATGAATAAAGaagagtataaggtagctaggaGAGAGGCTAAGTTTGTGGTTATAACAGCTAAGACAAAAGCTTTCAAGCGCTTGTATGCGGATTTAGAAGAGAAAAGCGGGGATAAGAAActgtataggcttgccaaggctAAAGAGCATAGGGCTCATGACGTTGACCAAGTAAAGTGCATCAAGGGCGAGGATGGTACtatgttggttgaggatgccctcaccAGGAAGAagtggcagtcctattttcataaacttttgaatgacAAGGGGGAAAAGGTTTCATGTTGGGTTACTTGGAGAAATTTGAGGAGTGTCACGACTATGGTTATTGTAGGCAGATTAAGTTTAAGGAGGTCAACGGGCTTATTTGCAAGATGCGtcggggtagggcgacggggccaaaTAATAATCTAGTAAATTTTTGGAAGAGTACTGGCAGagcaggtttggagtggttgataaggttgtttaacatcatttttaggtaaACGAATATGCCTGAAGCATGGAGATAGAGTGCAATGGTTCcattgtataagaacaagggagacatccagagttgcaacaactatagagacattaagttattgagttataccatgaaggtttgggaaaaggtggtagagttgaggttgaCAAGAAGCGTGACTATCTCTGAGAATCATTTCAGTTTCATGCCAGGTCGTTcactactgaggccattcaccttgtgaagagattagtggagtagttttgagagaggaagaaggacttgtaCATGGTGTTTATTAATCTTGAGAAAGCTTATAACAGTTTCTAGGGAGATATTGTGGAGGTGCTTAGAGGCTAGAGGGGTGCTCGTACCATATACTATGgcgattcaggacatgtatgatggcgcAAAGACTTGGGTGAGTACGGTAGGTGGAAATTTGGAGAACATTTTAGTTTTGATAAGGTCGCAtcaaggatcgactcttagccctttttttatttgccttagtgatggatattttgatgcaacatattcaAAGGAAGGCTCTTTGGAGCACGTTATTAGCTAATGATATGGTACTGATTGACAAAACTTGGGGAGAAATTAATGATTAGTTAGAGATTTGGATACAGaaccttgagtctaaaggatttaggttatgcatgaccaagatggagtacttggagtgtaattTTAGTGATGTGTCACAGGAGGTTGATGTAGTTGTGAAGTTGGATTCTCGAGCCATTCAGAAgaaggagagtttcaagtatttagggtctatgattcagggcaataGTGAGATTGACAGGATGTCACGCATCATATTAAGGCTgggtggttgaaatagaggctctctttgggagttttatgtgataaaaaggtgccccCGGAGCTTAAAAcaaagttctacagagtggtagtctaGCTGGCTATGTTGTATGCAATGGAGTGTTTTCcaattaagaactcccatatccaaaagttgaagatgGTGGAGATAAAGATATTGTGATGGATATGTGGacatactaggaaagataggataATAAATGAGATTATTTAGGAGAAGGTAGGAGTGGCCTCAgtggaagacaagatgcaagaactAAGTTTAcattggttcgggcatgtgatgaggaagaGTAAGGTTAcattggttcgggcatgtgatgaggaagggCTCTGATGCTCCAATGCGGAGGtatgagacactggctatggatggttttaggtggggcagaggtaggccaaagaaatattagagggaggcgattaggcatgatatggatcAGTTACAGCTTACAAAGGACATGACCCTTAACAAAAAAGTGTGGAGAATGCAGATTAAGTTAGAAGGTTAGTGCGTGAGAGTGCATCGATAACCATATGCGAGTGTTCTTTATTTGTGTATGaagtttcttgtttgtggtgttgAGTAATGTCTATGATTTCAgatagatagtttttagtattatattaTGGTTGTAGTATTATTTGGTAgactgtactagtttatatgcatttatggttTGTGTTTTTATACTACTATCAGTCCTAAGCGGGGGtttatcaaaaatagcctctctacttcatttgaggtagtggtatggtctgcgtatacTTCACACTCCCCATACCCCACATGGGGAAATACATTGAgtatgatattgttgttgttgttgggaatTAGATAAGGGCTTGGGACTCGTAAGGTGAAGTGTTTATACCctttttagaatcctattgcctccTACATAGATTGAACTAACTCGTAAAATGAATGTGATATGATCCTAGGTTTGAGATGTGGTTTAAACTTTGGAAGTATGATTAGTATGCTTCACCTTGTTATGGATATACTTGAGATCTTAAAATCATAGTTTAGGTAAAGTTGGCTTAAATGCCCTTATTCCTAAATAAAGTCCCTATCTTAGACTTAGTTATGGCTtccttgacatctagaagttgaaatagctaccttagcctagttttgtGTGTAGATTGCCTAAGTAtggaaattaaggattagaagtgggatcgtctgGCCCActttaggccaagacttatgttagcctCTGTGGACTTAATTACGGCTGTTAGGAATAGTTAGGACTAAtgaaccttagtataaggttacatGGTGGTTTGACGAACAGTGATGGTATTTTCCCTTGGATAATGACTAATGGCTCATATCCATGATATTTGttatagatataatattaggCCTTTAgaaatgctatttcctcttagatgtgATACTGGTACTTTAGAGATGCTAtttgctcatagatgtgatattgggcctttagtgatattattcctcttagatatgataattgacctatagagatgatattcctcataattatgatttatggCCTAGTGAGATGTTATAAATACTAGATGAGAGGTGCCTTGCTTATTATATGCTTCCTAGATGTGAGGCGATTACAAAAATACTTTACGGCCTATAACTATGTTATGCCTCATAGTTAGGATATGACTTATGATTATAACATAGCTTACTAATATGAGTATTGATATGAGTTTTCGATACATATGTGGGCCTAAGGCTGTGATTCTAAAGTAATGATCATTCCggacacattattgggccaaagTCCATTTATGATATAAGTTGGATATCCGGGAAGTGATTATCCTTGTAAAAGATATAGTTATAGTTCataaatgtatatacatatgtatgtatggatGCGTATTTATTTACCAATCTCTATGACATAGGACGGAGGAAGATGTGGTCTAATACTTATGGTTTTATTGAGTTGGATATTGGTGATGgtatgcatagattcggtacattcatggtTGTTGCTCCAATGATTGAAACAATTCCAATTAGATTATAATCGTATTATAGTTGTCACTAACTAAGGGTTGAAGCCTACTTTCCACCTTAAAATGAATTTCTTCTTGGTAATAACTTCCTAACTTAATGAGTAAATTATATGTTTAAAAAAGGGTAATGGTGACTTTATACAAATTTGACCATGATATATTTTGGTCCTTGATTTGacactactatttacttcgatCTTGAGATATTTTGACCCTTTCAATACTTTTATAGAGACTTAGCCTTGAAGTTCACACCGGGAAACTAACTtatagatttacactcttttaaccACGGCTTAAGTCTATGCAccaattatatatatacttactaAGGATGTGATATTGTCGATGAAcgatgaattat
Coding sequences:
- the LOC124887828 gene encoding uncharacterized protein LOC124887828; translation: MVAYDKMVEIKDDEERHMNKEEYKVARREAKFVVITAKTKAFKRLYADLEEKSGDKKLYRLAKAKEHRAHDVDQVKCIKGEDGTMLVEDALTRKKWQSYFHKLLNDKGEKEVDVVVKLDSRAIQKKESFKYLGSMIQGNSEIDRMSRIILRLGG